ATACGAGGCGTTCCGCAGCGAGGTTCGCGCCTTTCTGCGCGAGCACTGGCCACTGCGCGGCGCCGACGCGCAGCTTGCACCGGAGCGGCAGGAGAAGCTCTTCCGCGAGCGCGCGCTCGCGCGCGGCTACGTGTACCGGGGCTTTCCGCGCCTCTACGGGGGATCCGAGCAGGCGCCGGATGCGCTGGAGGACATGATCCTCGACCAGGAGTTCCGCACCGCCGGCGCGCCGCGCGACATCCGCGGCATCGGGCCTGCGATGCTCGCTCCGACTCTTCTCGACTGCGGTAGCGAAGAGCAGCGCATACGCTTCATTCCGCCCACGCTGCGCGGTGACCTGCGCTGGTGTCAGGGGTACAGCGAGCCGGGAGCGGGGAGCGATCTCGCGGCGCTCTCCAGCCGCGCGGTTCTGGACGGCGACAGCTGGAGGATCGACGGCCACAAGATCTGGACCAGCGAAGCGCAGTCCGCCGACTACATGTTCGGCCTGTTCCGGACCGAGCCCGACGCTCCCAAGCACGCGGGCATCTCCTATCTGCTGATCGACATGCGCTCGAAGGGGATCGAGGTGCGTCCGCTGCGGCAGATGACCGGCGGCGCGGATTTCAACGAGGTCTTCTTCAGCGACGTGCGCATCCCGGCCGATTCGATCGTCGGGCGGCGCGGCGAGGGTTGGAAGGTCTCGCGCTCGACGCTGAAGCACGAGCGCAACTTGATTGGCGACCCGCGCTACCTGCGCAATTCCTTCGATTCGCTCGTGGAGCTCGCGCGGCGGTCGCAGAGAAACGGCCGTCCCGCACTCGAGGACTCGAGCGTGCGCCAGCGGCTCGCCGAGATCGAGGGCTACGTCTGCAGTCAGGAGTACTCCGGTCAGCGCCAGTTCTCGGCCGCGCTGCGCGGCCAGGAGCTCGCGACGCTGCTTCCGATCCTGATGAACAAACTCTACTCGACCGACGCGATGCAGCGGATCACGCGCCTCGCCTTCGACCTGCTCGGCGGCGACGGCCTGGTCGCGCCGGTGGCCGAGGAGTACGGGATGGCCTCGCAGCTGCGCACCTCGGGCGGCTGGGTCGCTCAGTACATGTTCGCGATCGCGAACTCGATCGCGGGCGGCGCTTCGAACATCCAGCGCAACATCATCGGCGAGCGCGGACTCGGGCTGCCGAGAGATCCGCGCGCGAAGTAGGGCTCGCGCTCGCGGCCGCGCCGGGCCAGTCGGGCGAGAATCGGGTCTCCCGGGTCCAGCCCGAGGTCTGCCAGCTCGCGCCGCTCTCGTCGATCAGGATGCCTTCGGCATCCGGCAGCGATTCGAGCAGCTCGATCCCGTCGCTCTCGCCCAGGATCAGCAGCGCCTTCGAGAGCGCCTCTGCGCGCGCGCCGTCCGCCGCCAGCGCCGCCGCGACACGCGCGCGTGTCAGCGGCTCTCCCGTTCTGGGATCGATCACGTGGCCGTAGCGACGCCCCGCGATCTCGGCGTACTGGCCGAGGCTCCCGGAGACCGAGATCGAGCGGTCGTCGAGCTGCGCGGTTCCCGCGAAGCCCCCGGAGGCGTCACCGAGCAGGATGCCCCAGCCGTCCCAGCCCACGGGCTTCCCGAGCGCGCAGATGCTGCTCTGGCCGAACGCGAGCAGCGCGCGGGAGATGCCGGCGTCGCGCAACTTCTCGGCCAGGCGGTCGAGCGTCCATCCTTTCGCGATCCCGCCGAGGTCGAGCATCGCGCCCGAGTGCCGGAGCTCCACCGTGCTCGCGGACCGATCGACCCCGACCCCCGCGGCGCCGACGCGGGACCGGGCGGTCGCCAGAGCCTCGGCCGAGGGCAGTTTTCCCGCGCGTTCGGCCTCGAGCCAGAGCGCGACCAGCGGGCCGATCGTCACGTCGAACGCGCCGCGGGTGAGCGCGGTGTACCCGATCGAGAGCTCCGTGAGATCGGCGAGGGGTGCCGCGACCGGGATCGGACCCGAGCCCGCGGCGCGGTTCAGCCGCGACAGATCGCTCGTCTCGTCGTGGCGCGAGAACATTCGCTCGAGCCGCGCGACCTCCGCGAAGAGCTCGGAGAGCTGTGCTTCGCCGCGCTCGCGTTCGGACACGCAGAGGCTGATCTCGAGGACGGTGCCCATCAGGTACCGGCCGTCGGAGACGGTCACGGGACAGAGCTGCTCCGGCTCCTCGTGCGGCGACGGACGCGCGCAGCCGGAGAGCGCCACGAGGGCGATCGCGGCCGCGAGTCGCCTCAATCCTCTCCGCTCCGATAGCGATCGTTCGTGCCGCGAAACGCCGACCAGAGCGAGAGCCCGATCAGTGCGGCCAGGCTGGTCTGCAGGGCGAGAAATCCCGCGATCTTCGCCCAGGCGAAGTGCGGGGACGCGAAGCGGACCAACCAGCCCGAGCCCTCGTCGACCAGCGCCGACACGAATGGCAGTGCGATCATCCACGCCTTGGCGCGATTGGCGAGCGGCACGAAGAGCACCAGGTGCGTGAGCACGAGCAGAAGCATTCCCATCGCGAAGAGATGGAAGTGACTGACCTCGAGCAGCCCCGCGTAACTTCGCGGCTCGCGGAACTGCTCCTCCGAGCCGAGGTAGTGCGCGACCACGGACTCCGGAGACAGCCCCATCCGGTCGAAGTAGAGCAGGGCATTGGAGACCCAGAGAAGTGCCACGTAGAGCGAGTAGAGCGCGATGATCACCTGGAGCAGGCGATTGCGGTTCATCTCTCCGGTGACCACGAACCTCAACTGGCGCTCCGGCTACTCGGCTGGATTCTGGCTCTCGAACAGGACCTGATATAGCGCGAGCGCGGTGCGGACGCTGCGCGTCACGGCGTGCGACGACAGGGTCGCCCCGGCGATGCTGTGGATTCCTCGCTTCAGGTGGAGATCCGGTCCGAGCTGCCGGCTCTCGATTCCCGCGAGCCAGCGCGCGGATGGCTGGTACTCGGTCGGCTCGTGGAACGCGAGGATGCGCAGCGAACGCACCGTGCCGTCCGGGGCGATCACGACCAGGAGCGCCTCCGGCAGCGTGCGCACGTTGCGTACGTCGATCACTGCAGCGCCGAGCAGCCGATCCGCGCGATACGCCAGATAGAGCGTCCAGATCTGCCGCTCGAGCGGAGCGGCCGCGAGCTCCTCGATCGACCGAGCCTGGTCTTCGGTCAGGACGAAGCTCTTCTCCTCGATCCGATCGGCGTCGGCGAAGGCTTCGCGAAGCGCTTCCTGCTTGCTCGCGTACACCGTCGCGCGTGCCTGCGGGACGGCCAGCGCAGAGAGCAGGGCGAACGCGGCGCAGCCGGCGAGCGCTCTAGAAAATGAGACCGAAGCCAAGGCTCACCTCGTCACGGCTGCTCTGCGCGAAGTCGTCGACCTTGCGGTAGTCGAGCTTCACGACCACGTTCGGGATCGGCTTGAACTGCAGACCCGGGATGTAGATGCGTTGCTTGTAGGCGCGATTCGCGCTGAATCCGCTCGGCACGTCGTTCTGCGTGTCGACGTACTCGAAGCGGAAGAACGGCTCGAGCGACATCTCGGAGCCGGGGAAGAACAGCGGAACGATGTCGTAGGCGATCTCTCCGTAGCCGCCGATCATGCGGCGCGCGACCACTGCGTTGCTGGCGCCGGACGCGGTCAGCAGGTTCGAAAGAGCTCCCGCGTCGGCGACGTGCGCCTGGGTCCAGAGAGCGCGCGCGGTGAGCGCCTGCCAGCGGTACTCGCCGTGCACCTCCCAGATCGTCGTGCGCGCGTCGGGAAGCGAGACGTCGGAGCCGGCGATCTCGATGTCCTGGTCCTGCCCGGAGTTGCCGGAGTAGAACGAGCTGCCGACCCGCATGCCCTCGAACAAGTCGAGGTCGAGGCGGCCGACCAGCGCGAGATCGTTCGCGATCGCCTCGCTTCCGCTCTGCCGGCCGCTGCGCAGCCCGCTGGACCTGAAGTCACTGGCGACCATGCCGTTCACCGCGTAGACCCGGTAGCTGAGCCGCTCGCCCAGGTTGCCGAAGATGCCGAGCCCGTTCTCGCGCCAGGTCGACGGGATGATCACGCGCTCCGGCGTGGGGCGGAACGTCGAGTAGTAGAACGGAGGCTCGTGGAACTCGTTCACGAAGCCCATCGGGATCAGGACCTCGCCGGCGCGGATGTTGAGCTCGGGCATGAGCAGGAAATCCAGCGTCGCGAACTCCACACTCACGGAGCCGTTCTCCGCCGTGGTGCCGTGTTCGAACTCGATCTCGGTGTTGAAGACGATCCAGTCGTTGAACTTGTAGCCGAGGTAGGCGACGACCCTCGTCATGTCCGCCTCGTCGTCGGCTCCCGAGTCCCGGCGCCGGTAGTAACCCTCCGCGTAGCCGCCGATCGAGAGGCCACGCGCGATGCCGTACACCTTCGAGGCGGCGGGACCCAGACCGTACTGGCTCTCCAGTCCGCCGGCAGGCTCGGGCGCCGCGACCTGCGTGCGCAGCGTCTCGAGCTCGGTCACGACCACGCCGAGCTTCCGCTTGAGCTCGGCGATCTCGTCGTCGCGCGCGATCTCGCGGTCGCTCGACTCCTGCGCCCCGCCCGTCGAGGCCCACGACACGCCCAGGAGCAGGATCAGTGCCGGACCATGAACCCACCGCTTCGGAAATCCCACGACGCCCTCCGCCATTCGAGACGACACTGATAATCGCTCTCAACGCGAACCTAACGGGGAGGTGGTCGGCGTGTCAAGAGAGCAGCGATTTCGGCGAGGTCCATGGACCGCGGATGGAGTGGTGTATCGTGGGCGCCGTGAAGCCACGGCGCCCGGCGCGAAGTCGACGGAGCCGCGGAACAGGACACCGCATGTCGCTCGAACTCACCCCACGCGCGCGCGCCGCCCGCACCTCGCCGATCCGCAGCATGACGGCGGAGTGCGCGCGCGTCGGCGGGATCAACCTGGCGCAGGGCGTCTGCGACACCCCGGTTCCAGAGCTGGTGCGGCGCGCGGCACAGGCGGCGATCGAGGACGGCGCGAACAGCTACTCGCGCTCCGAGGGGCTGCCGGAGCTGCGGCGCGCGCTCGCGGCGAAGATGCGCCGCGACGATCGGCTCGACTACGATCCGGACTCCGAGATCGTCGTGACCAGCGGGGCGACCGGCGCGTTCTACGTGGTCTGTCAGGCGCTTCTGCAGCCCGGCGACGAGGTGATCCTCTTCGAGCCGTACTACGGCTACCACCGCAACACGCTCGAGGCGCTCGGGGTCGTCCCGCGCTACGTGACGCTGCGCGGGCCGGACTTCGCGCTTCCGCTCGGCGAGCTCGAGATCGCGCTCTCTTCGCGAACGCGCGCGATCGTCGTGAACACGCCGGGAAATCCCTCGGGCAAGGTCTGCACCCGAGCCGAGCTCGAGGCGCTCGGCGCGATCGCGCGCGAGCGGGACGTCTTCCTGCTCACCGACGAAGTCTACGAGCACTTCGTGTACGACGGCCGCGAGCACGTGAGTCCTGCCTCGCTTCCCGGCCTGCGCGAGCGCACGATCACGATGAACGCGCTCTCGAAAACGTTCGCGGTCACGGGCTGGCGGATCGGCTGGGTCGCGGCGCCGCGTCGCTTCGCCGAAGCGTTCACACACCTGCACGATCTGGTCTACGTATGCGCGCCGACGCCGTTGCAGCTCGCCTGCGCAATCGGGCTCGAGCGTCTCGGTCCGGAGTACTACGCCGCGATCTCGGTCGAGTACCAGCGCAAGCGCGATCAGCTCTGCGAGGCGCTCGCAGCGGCTCGGCTCGCGCCGCTGCGGCCGCAAGGGTCCTACTTCGCGCTGGCGGACATCTCGCGCATGCCCGGCGCGAACGGGGACGAGCGCGCGCTCGCGCTGCTGCGCGAATGCGGCGTCGCCTGCGTTCCCGGGACGGCGTTCTGGCGCGACGGAGACGCGCACCGGCTGGGTCGCTTCTGCTTCGGCAAGACCGACGCCGATCTCGCCGAAGCCTGTCGTCGGCTCAGAAACCTGCAGGTTTGACGGTTTCTGCGGGCTCGACTAGAGTCCGGCCGCTCCCACCCGACCCGAGGTCTGCTTGGCCCCCTGCACCCGCGAAGCCGTTCTGCGCGCGCCGCGCTCGCGCCGGACACAGGAGCAGCGCAGTGCGGACACGCGCACGCGACTGCTCGACGCGACGGTCGCCTCGCTGGTCGAGGTCGGCTACGCGGCGACGACGACCACGGAGGTCTGCGCGCGCGCCGGCCTCTCGCGCGGTGCGCAGCTGCACCACTTCCCCACGCGCGCGGATCTGGTCGTCCATGCCGTGGCGCACCTGGCGAAGCGCCGCGCGGACGAGGTGCGCCGGGATCTCGAGCCCCGTGACGCCGCGCCGGATCGGCTCGAACGTGCGCTCGACGCGCTCTGGGCGAGCTTCTCGGGTCCGCTCTTCTACGCGTCGCTCGAGCTCTGGGTCGCCTCGCGCAGCGACGCGCAGCTCCGCGCGAGCCTGGTGCGCTTCGAGCGCGGCGTCGGGCGCGAGATGGCGAAGCTCTGGCGCGAGCTGGCCGGCTCCGAGGCCACGAAGGCGCCGCACTTCGAGGACCTTCTGGAGCTGAGCTTCCACATCATGCGCGGAATGGCCCTGCAGCGGATCCTTCGCGACGACGACACCGAGCGGCGACGGCTCTTCGAGCTCTGGAAGCGCATGGTGTACGCGTGCCTCGAATCCCCCGTACAGAAGGAGAGAAGGCGATGAGCGAGATTCGTTTCGATGGACGGGTCGCCGTGATCACCGGCGCAGGAGGCGGCCTCGGAAAGACCTACGCGCTCGAGCTCGCCCGTCGCGGCGCGCACGTGGTCGTGAACGACCTCGGCGGCGCTCCCGATGGCAGCGGCAAGTCGACCTCGATGGCCGACGTGACCGTGAACGAGATCAAGGCGGCCGGCGGGCAGGCCGTCGCGAGCTACGACTCGGTCGCGACGCCGGCGGGAGGCGAGGCGATCATCAAGAAGGCGATCGACTCGTTCGGCCGCGTCGACATCGTGATCAACAACGCGGGCATCCTGCGCGACAAGAGCTTTTTGAAGCTCGAGCCGCAGGACCTCGAGATCGTTCTCGACGTGCACCTGAAGGGCGCCTTCTACGTCTCGCAGCCGGCCTACCGCGTGATGAAGGAGCAGAACTACGGCCGCTTCCTGTTCACCGCTTCGGCCGCCGGCATCTTCGGGAACTTCGGCCAGACCAACTACGGCGCCGCGAAGATGGGGCTGGTCGGGCTGTCGAACGTGCTCGCGGTGGAAGGCGCGAAGAACGGCATCAAGTCGAACGTGATCGCGCCGATCGCGCGCACGCGGCTGACCGAGAACCTGCTCGGCCCGATCGCGAGCGCCCTCGACCCGTCGACGGTGATGCCGCTCGCCTGCTATCTGGTCTCGGAAGCCTGCGAGCTCTCGCACGAGGTCTTCTCCGTCGGCGGCGGGCGCTTCGCACGCGTCTTCGTCGGCCTCGCACCGGGCTGGTTCGCGGGCAAGGGCAAGGTCGTCTCGCTCGAGGACGTGCGCGACAACCTGGGACGGATCATGGACGAGAAGAACTACATCGTGCCCAAGAGCGTCGGCGACGAGATGCGTCTCATCGCCAAAGACCTGCTGGGATAGGAGTCGAACATGCCGATCGATCTCGAGAAAGCGCGCGGAGCGAAGCTCGCCACCACGACCGGCGAGTGGGGCCAGGACCAGGTGATCCTCTACCACCTCGGAATCGGGGCCGGGACGGCCCGACCGACCGATCCGAAGGAGCTGGAATACACCTACGAGAAGAACCTGAAGGTGTTGCCGAGCTAC
This portion of the Deltaproteobacteria bacterium genome encodes:
- a CDS encoding acyl-CoA dehydrogenase; protein product: MDLRLGEKYEAFRSEVRAFLREHWPLRGADAQLAPERQEKLFRERALARGYVYRGFPRLYGGSEQAPDALEDMILDQEFRTAGAPRDIRGIGPAMLAPTLLDCGSEEQRIRFIPPTLRGDLRWCQGYSEPGAGSDLAALSSRAVLDGDSWRIDGHKIWTSEAQSADYMFGLFRTEPDAPKHAGISYLLIDMRSKGIEVRPLRQMTGGADFNEVFFSDVRIPADSIVGRRGEGWKVSRSTLKHERNLIGDPRYLRNSFDSLVELARRSQRNGRPALEDSSVRQRLAEIEGYVCSQEYSGQRQFSAALRGQELATLLPILMNKLYSTDAMQRITRLAFDLLGGDGLVAPVAEEYGMASQLRTSGGWVAQYMFAIANSIAGGASNIQRNIIGERGLGLPRDPRAK
- a CDS encoding FAD:protein FMN transferase, with the translated sequence MRRLAAAIALVALSGCARPSPHEEPEQLCPVTVSDGRYLMGTVLEISLCVSERERGEAQLSELFAEVARLERMFSRHDETSDLSRLNRAAGSGPIPVAAPLADLTELSIGYTALTRGAFDVTIGPLVALWLEAERAGKLPSAEALATARSRVGAAGVGVDRSASTVELRHSGAMLDLGGIAKGWTLDRLAEKLRDAGISRALLAFGQSSICALGKPVGWDGWGILLGDASGGFAGTAQLDDRSISVSGSLGQYAEIAGRRYGHVIDPRTGEPLTRARVAAALAADGARAEALSKALLILGESDGIELLESLPDAEGILIDESGASWQTSGWTRETRFSPDWPGAAASASPTSRADLSAARVRARR
- a CDS encoding FMN-binding protein — its product is MASVSFSRALAGCAAFALLSALAVPQARATVYASKQEALREAFADADRIEEKSFVLTEDQARSIEELAAAPLERQIWTLYLAYRADRLLGAAVIDVRNVRTLPEALLVVIAPDGTVRSLRILAFHEPTEYQPSARWLAGIESRQLGPDLHLKRGIHSIAGATLSSHAVTRSVRTALALYQVLFESQNPAE
- a CDS encoding pyridoxal phosphate-dependent aminotransferase, whose amino-acid sequence is MSLELTPRARAARTSPIRSMTAECARVGGINLAQGVCDTPVPELVRRAAQAAIEDGANSYSRSEGLPELRRALAAKMRRDDRLDYDPDSEIVVTSGATGAFYVVCQALLQPGDEVILFEPYYGYHRNTLEALGVVPRYVTLRGPDFALPLGELEIALSSRTRAIVVNTPGNPSGKVCTRAELEALGAIARERDVFLLTDEVYEHFVYDGREHVSPASLPGLRERTITMNALSKTFAVTGWRIGWVAAPRRFAEAFTHLHDLVYVCAPTPLQLACAIGLERLGPEYYAAISVEYQRKRDQLCEALAAARLAPLRPQGSYFALADISRMPGANGDERALALLRECGVACVPGTAFWRDGDAHRLGRFCFGKTDADLAEACRRLRNLQV
- a CDS encoding TetR/AcrR family transcriptional regulator; translation: MRAPRSRRTQEQRSADTRTRLLDATVASLVEVGYAATTTTEVCARAGLSRGAQLHHFPTRADLVVHAVAHLAKRRADEVRRDLEPRDAAPDRLERALDALWASFSGPLFYASLELWVASRSDAQLRASLVRFERGVGREMAKLWRELAGSEATKAPHFEDLLELSFHIMRGMALQRILRDDDTERRRLFELWKRMVYACLESPVQKERRR
- a CDS encoding SDR family oxidoreductase, translating into MSEIRFDGRVAVITGAGGGLGKTYALELARRGAHVVVNDLGGAPDGSGKSTSMADVTVNEIKAAGGQAVASYDSVATPAGGEAIIKKAIDSFGRVDIVINNAGILRDKSFLKLEPQDLEIVLDVHLKGAFYVSQPAYRVMKEQNYGRFLFTASAAGIFGNFGQTNYGAAKMGLVGLSNVLAVEGAKNGIKSNVIAPIARTRLTENLLGPIASALDPSTVMPLACYLVSEACELSHEVFSVGGGRFARVFVGLAPGWFAGKGKVVSLEDVRDNLGRIMDEKNYIVPKSVGDEMRLIAKDLLG